In Anopheles arabiensis isolate DONGOLA chromosome 2, AaraD3, whole genome shotgun sequence, the genomic window ATGaacttcgtgtttcgttaaataCAATCTACCTTCACGGCTTTGTATATACAATcattattatgattttatCTTGAATGGTATTTGATAAAACAGCTTCATTACAGTGCCACCGTGCTGATACGCTGCTATCTAATCGACTGTTTGCTTGTCTGACGTCACTGTTAAAAACATCAATTCACTTGAAATTCAGATTACTTTCAGGtatacattttggcaaaacTAATTTTCTTCAATAACGGAACCGCAGTGTGGCACACAACTTTGGAAATTGACAATGTTTACAAACAGTTATTAAAATCATACAAAGgggttttgtgatttttttttaattcttttttttattttttttttattttgtgccATTATATATTTTGCAAATTCTCAGCTTTACTGGTGGTAGTTCAATAATacgtatttaaaaataaatccagTTTTACCTTCCACGCTTCCTTTATTATATGAAAACACAGCATAACCAGATGTATCGATTATGAATGTTAATTAACTTTATTGCtattgaaatttaataatGGAATTTACTCCCAAACATAAGACACATCTACCACCACCTTTAAAACGTCCATCGACAAACCTCTTGAAACTCTCTCCCTTACCACCATGCAGCGTCAAGTGCAATCAGTGTCAAACGTGTAAGACGAAAATTCAAACACAGACCGCAGCCGCGTCTTGCTACTGTCACCTTCAGAGCAGCCTTATACGTTTGTGCATAGTTCAGACACGTCCTGTACCACGTCAAACCACGTCAGCGCAAGGCACAATTTGCACATCTACCCTCCAAGCACCGAATACGCGGCACTTGACGGTGACGATTTCTGCACCCTGCGAACCGTGCATTATTCATCCATTGCAATATGGTAATGGTATAATTATAATTGAATAACATCATCACAAATTTGCCAGTTTTGTTGATCGTTGGTATTTGATAACAGTGGAAACGGTGTGCAAATTATACAGAACGCTATCACTAGGTACGTGGTGCATCGATAACTCGGTTCTGCGCAGGGGTGCGAGATAATTCATAAAATTAGAGATCGGGCTATgaattcattattttcataGTGCCCTCAAttgctccttttttttaagGCAGCTAGAGTAAATAAATCACATGCTAAGCGGTAAATACCACGGGTTTGTGTGCGGGTAGAAGGTCGTTTTCATTTCAACACCTTGCCGACAGGGAGAAAGGGCACGCCCAGGTGTGCATATTTGACtggttttaaaacaaatggcCATTCTATATTCAAACTGCAGCATAATCAACGTGTGGCTTTCGATTATgctaaacaatattttgccaCGCTCGAAAATTGCACTTTCCAAAATAAGTTCGCCCAAAGCCCCCAATACCCCTGCGTGTCCTGGTTCGGTATCGGTCTAGGCGATAATTAATTTTACCACTAATTTCATTACGCTAACACCACTATgaatacacacacccacacacacacacggagagaGAACTGTCCGGCAGAAACTAGCCGTTTGTGGCTGCAATGTGGCCGGCACATCTTCACAGGAGCATATTACAAATTAATCGTTTGATTAATGGATCTGTATTTGCTGGCGGCGTCTGTAATTTCAGCTCCGAACCTTCGTCGCCACCTAACACACTCCCCCTGCACGATGACGGTGCGAACTTTGCACGAACTGTGCGTATCGTTTAATTTTCTGAAATTTACAAACGATTCACTCGTGCCGCACGTCCTCGTCCTCATCACACGCTCTGACATCACTGACAAATGGCTGTTTCTATCGCGGGAGGACGAACGCCGGCGGCCACTCTCGATCGGCACACTATCATGCAGATCAATCTTGGGCGGGCAAGCGTCCAGCACGGGCCGGCAAAAGAATCCCGGGACCTGTGGTGCAGTCCGACAATCTTCATCATAAATCTTTGGTCCCCGAGCCCCGGCACCGGCACGACGTCTGACATCCGACACCGATTTGCCGGATcggatcgcctggacgataaAATTAATTAGATCGAAATTGTCCCGCATCCCTCGCCCACACTCGCTCTTTCAGTGGTTTGGTTTGGCCATAAGTAAAGTGTGTGTATATGCAAAAGACAGCTCAATTTTTGTtggctgatttttttttgcgtcaCTGTGTGTCTcattgtgtgtctgttttcgaTCAAACCAGTGCCAGCGTCGAATTGCTCTTCTGGTGCTTGTCAATTCACCGACTCGTTGCGGATGCTTCCGGCCGATTACCCAAGCGAGGCATCATAAGAGCCTATGATCGTcataaaaattgtaattacAGTGTAATTACTGTTCTGGGCTGTTCTGTGCCTCCTGATACCCTCCTGGCTTCTGATGAATGTGCCGCAAGGGGCATCATCGATGAAGAAACTGATCAGATTAGAAAAGTAAAATCTGAGCGACCATCGGTACGGGCGCGGCATCAGTAAtgagaaaaggagagagagagcgcaggAGTCATTGGTTGTGCTTTAAAGCAACAAATTAAAGATATTATCGCTGTAATCGCTTAAACTAGAAGCAAGTGTTGGGGTGCTCTTGAGAATAGATGTTTGAACCACTTTTCTCCGCTTAGCACGATAGACAAGTGCACGGCACATGcaaagacatcctactacacAAACCATTAACAAATAGAGAGATTTTTATTGTTCCTTCGATCAAACAGCACCAACCGGGAGCAACAACCACCCACTCTGATCGATTATAAAGTGCGCACAGCAGCGAAAGACAAACCGGTGAACCATACAAACGGTCGTCGGTAAATGGCTATGATGCACGGTTTTGGCTTCTAAACAACAACTTCCACTCGTTGAAATCGCAGCGTTGGCACTTTTTTTCATTGCAGACACTAGGGAAAGTGTAAGAAGGCGATATCGATCGATCGCTTGGGGAGAATTTACTCGAATAAGCTGAATCATTTCGATCCAGTTTGGTGGATGGCGGACGAAACACAGTTAAGAACACagttaaatatttcattcaaataCAGTGCTGTAGTACCAAGCATCGTTGAAAATACTtcaattttttatgttttctatgGATCCTACACAAGTGAAGCAATGAAAAAGTATGGAAGATTTactttttccatttcttcttAATGTTTCACCTCGTTTTCCCCCCTTTGCAGAAAGATTATCGTGCTTGAGTTGTTTTCAAGGGGTATTATAATCGGTAATGAACATCATTTTAACTCATTGCTCCTCTTGTACGTCTGCGCCTTATTCGCAGGGCCGTACTCACCGTAGACGAAGCGAAGGAATGGCATTATAAAATCCGACCGTAATTGTGCGAATCGTTCGCCGCTAGCGAGTGTAATCGAATCGGCATTAATTTGGAATTAATGATATCGATTCCTTTGCTTCTCGGTTGCAAATTGTTAACCCTCCCCGAAACAAGTATGCGGCACCCAGTAGGAACAGACTTAGGTGGAGCTTTGCGGGTATTTTTTGACGAATTCTGTGTgaatatttaatgtttttgagaCCTTGActgagcttttctttttttctttttctctctttttcatgCCCCGTTCGCCGTCAACGGCCATAACACGTACTGCTGCAGATGTCATAATATGGGTTACTCGTGCGAAAGTGCGCATCTACAGTATCGACCAGTACGATCGGACCGCAACCAGCGAAGTTGGTCAACCGAGCCACTGCAGCTGCTGGACAGCCATCAACCGCAGGCCACAACCGCAACCGACCGCAGCTGTACCAGCgacagcaccaccactaccatcacGAACCGCTCACCAGCACCAAATCAACCGCCCTGGGCGACAGCAACGGACAGTAGCTCCACCAGCCCGACCCGGTGGAACCTGCGCACGGAACCAACGCCGGAAGGGACCGTGGCGGCCCCGGTTACGAAACGGCGTACCTCCCCCACCGAGCCCATCGCCGTCACCAGCTCCCGGTGGCATTCGTCCTTCAACCTGCTGCGTGCGCCAACGGCCGTGTTCGACGGTTACTCGACGATCGTGCTCGAAAAGCTGTCCCGCTTCATTAGCCGCCATGTAGCCGCTCCCCAACATGCCACCCCGCCATCCGTTCCTGCCATCCCGACGACGAGggcgacgacgaagacgacgtcCAGAAGTGCTGCGAGTCCAATGGCGCACACCGTCACACCGTCCAGCAGGCCCGCGCCCGGCAgcagcactagcagcagcaccgttcgGCGGCACGATGACGAACCCTGCCGTAGCGATGGGCAGCCAGTCCCGCTCGGGCATCGTGCACACCGTCAACCAACGCAATTCCACGCGCCGAGCGTGCAGCGGGACGTAGCGGCGTCGCCTACGACCAGCAGGCCCGCCAGTAGCCACCATCTTGTAAGACATTCACTTTGTTTATACGCAGCCTCTAGTGTACTACTAGCGTTATGTTATCTAACGATACCAACAGTTGCCTCAGACACAGCGCACCCCATGTAAGTACTGTTCGGCGCTGGCCAGGACCCTCTTTGCTTAGCTGCAACAGCTGTCCGCATCTTGATGCTCATCTGTTCATCCCGTTCATCTATCGTTCATTGCCCGTTTTCTATGCTCATACGTCCTTTAACTTTAGTCTATGACGTTGTTTTACAGGGGGTTTCTTTATCAAAGACAAATGCACTGCATATccttaaaatgaaaaattgaaagtTGAATTAAGATAAGATGCAATCCTCTCTGTATATTAAACAATGCTCTAGGCAACCACTCCACACACTTATCTAAAAAATCAAGTTCATATGAATCATAGAATCTGTATTTTATgttgccgtgaccaggataatCTCTTTaacataatttgttttttctcgAATGAATGAACCTTAAAAAGGTTATAACCCGGTAAAGCAACCCCctgtaaatattattttaaaaaaattatattgtttttattcgtgCCTCGTGTTGTTCAATCATCATTAATACCGCGTCTTGTTTTGGATATAACCTGTAAAGCTATATGTACTATCTCTATGCCAGCTTTCATTGCcaacaaaaattgatgctcaTTTACTAAAGCTCCACGAACTATACACTTTGAGAGTCCAAAGTAGTTGCcaaatttctttaaaaaaaaaaacatcatttccgcGCTCTCCCATGCAGCTCCGCTACATTCCAAAAAATGATACTTCTAGAGTACGCTAGGCTCGCCAGTTTGCAAACGCGCAAGAAATATAACATATAACATTACTGTAGGCAATACTGTTAAACAATGCTCAACCACCGTGTTCTAACGCATCACATTCTATTTCTCCCCCCCACCCGGTCAACTCCTCCATTGTGTCTTAACCTAGCAGAAGAGGAAGAGTTCGGTAAATACCATACAGTCTAGACTAACCATCCACATGCAAACAGGCCCGTTCCTTGTTTTTCTCTAACATTACAGCCCAAAACCATTATGCAATGATTCCATTACGCGAAGATTAACCTACCCTAGTTCACACCATAAACGTTAAAGGTTGTCACACTTTTACGTACACAAGGACAATTACTTAAATGTCCCACAACAGAGCAACCAGTCTACCGTGACCGCGAACGAATGAAAGTTGGTTCTCCTGTGACCATCATGTGTGCTCTTTTCTCTATCATTTCtgatcgtttttctttttgcatgtGTTTTCTGTGAACTGTTAGATAAATTTCTAGGATACATAGAAATGCACGAAACGTGGCAAAGCGGCAGACAAACTAATGCAACCATTTTTCTCTTCGCCCCAGATTCGCGGAAGGAAAGTCGGATAAGGAAATTTTAGATCATCTGTTAAAAAACTCCCGTTACGATAAGCGTTTGCTACCACCAGTGGACGGTAAGTGGAAGGTTTTGAgctgttcatttatttttcctttcattttacTCTTCAACCGATGGCGAACTTTTATCTCATGCCATGTGTATTTTAATAGGCAGTAGTTACTTTTGACCTatccatttttgttgtttatttgatcAAGTAATGTTTTTGAATAGTTTTCTTTGAATTGAGCAGTAGTTTTCTGAAACAATCATCCCGAACTAATTTTaatgacatttattttgttttagttttgttttagaCATTTTAGATTGTCCAGTATCTTTCCGCCATTTGCTCACGTCTCTTTAAATATCATCATTCTTATCAGAAACGTTATTCTTACTCAATGTATTCTATGTTTTGTAATCAATGATTTTGCTTTATTATTAATCAGTGGGTTTCTGTTGTATCATTCCATCATAACATTAGCAAAtgtttagtatttttttcatttttctcaaTAACATTACTTCTGTTTACCTTTAGCACTGGCATGACTTtcagaagaaggaaaaaatagtGATTAGTGTAGAAACATCAGTCACTATTTTTCCACTGAAATCTTCGCTTTCGTAAGCTTGTTGTCTTCCGTTTTCTTCACGCCGGCTTACCTGAAACTCATGTTCCGTTTGCACACTCCACTGCAATGTCATAATGCATCGTTTCTCCTCCTAATGCAATGTTTCCCCTCTATAGCGCTTCTCTTCATCAAACTCCTAGTAGTTTTGcagtaaaacaatttttttccaaCCACCGTTCAACCGTTTCGCCACATCTACAGTCTCACACCGAGGACGGTGACAATGTTCAAAGCTTCACCGGAAAAAACTGGAATCGACCGATCGAACACACACTATCGGAAGCACCGAATAATCGTCTTCCAACTAATTATGTCTTCCAATCTcacactctctccctctttctttctctgtctGTCTACACGTATACGCGAAGCAATACTTAAAGCTGTCAAGAGTACAAAACAGACTACAATAAACGGAATATGTGAAACAATTCTTTGAAAGAtctttcacaaaaaaacaaccacataGACTCACttacaacacgcacacatgtcCACCGTGTCCTGGTGGAAAGGGAACAAACAGTCGACAGAAGATCAACTCTCCCACCCCTCAACCCCCCCACACTTATCTTAAATTCACTCTCAGGTCACTACAGCCCCCCCCCAACAACCTCCCCCGAACATTCCAAGGCTAGTgtcgtgttgtttttgcttcttcttcttatctcTCTTCCTCTTTGCAGATGCGGATTTTTGCTGTGGCATGCACACGCCGGAAATGGCTAAACACATACCGGATATGCGTGTTCCAGGACGACCCCAGAATCGTGGTCCGTTTGCTTTCCCTTGTGCCCTTAATTTTGTCTGCTACCAGTTTTACGTCCGCTACTACCTacctctcttgctctctttgTTCCATTATATTGCCTTCCGTCACCCGTTTCggtttttttccaatttctatgtgtgtgtgtgtgttttattttagtgtttttttttcttcctgatGCGCATCCCCTTATGGTTTGATTTCAATGTAACCcttggtttggtttttatttgtttctaaCTCATCGTTTGGCGCGTATGTATGATAGCGTTTCCTTATTGCCGGTGTAACTAGGTGTACCGAGAAGCTCCCCTTCCCTACTGAATGTGCTTCATTGGTGTATCAGTGTGGTGTATTGCTGTGTtgctatatatttttattttgttttctatttttcctaTTTGCTTTCTCTTTAGTTCTCCTATTCACGCATGAAACATAAGCTTCATCACATAGAACATTATTTAATGCATTAAATGGCACTCGTTGCAAAATTTGTATTTCAGCACATTGCGACTATTCAATTGTTCTAACTGAgtttttcttagtttttttACGGATTATATTGGTATTTGAGAGCCAAAACTACAaccattttacaatttttttacattttattctcAATTTTTTACTCAAACGATTGAAACATTTGTCCATACTtgatgcacatttttttttctgaacgAGTTTTGTtgcacaattgttttttttttcttcttttctttagATACACTTTTACGTTCAACATGTCAAGTGTCTAATTTATATTAAGTATTTTCTTGTGACGATCGTTTGGTTTTAATTTCGTGCATTGTTTTGTACTTTATGCCGCAACATAGCAGTAGAACCTGTGCAATGTTCATGCTGATTGCACGCGGACGAGGCAGCAGTGaacttgtttgatttgtttttaaagtcCCGAAAACATGACCGATTCGTTGACCGCGTCATGTCATAGTCACACGAAAACACCGTTGTCCTACACACCAAATGCATTGTACGTCCCCTTATGCTTCGTCTCGTTGCAGGTACATTGACTGTGAACGTTAGCGTTTTACTATTAAGCTTAGCGTCACCCGACGAATCTAGTTTGGTAGGTGTGATACTTGGGCGTGAATTGTTCATTGTTGCATCAAGCGCAAACTCCTGCTCatcgtgtttgttttccatccttgttctattttttttttctttatctcCATCGTCCCTCTCCAATCACCGCACAGAAATACGAGGTCGAGtttctgctgcagcagcagtggttCGATCCGCGGCTCCGGTACGCCAACCAGTCCCAGTACGAGTATCTCAACGCGATACACCACCACGAAGACATTTGGTTACCGGATACGTACTTCATCATGCACGGCGACTTTAAGGATCCGATCATACCGATGCACTTCGCGCTGCGGATATACCGCAACGGGacgattaattatttaatgagGTACGGGCGTGCTCCGTTCGTGGCGGTTGCCAACAGAAAACGGGATTTAATGGAATTTTCCAATTCAATTTGCAGGCGGCATCTGATACTGTCATGCCAGGGCCGGTTGAACATATTTCCCTTCGACGATCCGCTGTGTTCGTTTGCTTTAGAAAGCAGTAAGTAGAGACCGATCTTGCCgatgctttatttatttaacgtCTTTCAGCGTAGTCTACAACCTCTCTTCTGCTTTATTCCATCGCCTTTTCTCGCTTTCCGCAGTATCGTACGAACAATCGGCAATAACGTACGTCTGGAAGAACGACGAGGACACTCTCCGCAAGAGCCCTTCGCTCACGACCCTAAATGCGTACTTGATACAGAACCAAACCATTGCCTGCCCCATCAAAGCCAGCTGGAGAGGTAAGTGAATGGACTTGCTTTGCGCCGCGGGCCGTAGGCCGCTCGGTACCGCGCCGCAAAGAACTGGAACTCTATTCTGCTCTGCAGTGTGGGGCAGAGAAATGGgaagaaagatgaaaaaaaaactaagcaTAACAATGCTGGAGATTTAGCTCCATCGGAGCACAGTGTTTTACGACCGGTTTTTTGTTAAGTCTTGTTTTGTGATCATCATTTCGTTCGTTCTTCCTCTCCGCCGGttccgtttcttttctttggaGCTGTAAAGCGTTTGCTGATAATGATTGTGGTTTTGAAATGGAACTTTATtgcatattgttttgttttataagaAACATTGTCCTATTAAGCACTTGCAATATTTTcgttttgcattttcttaatTTACCTATCCGGGGTTTAATAGTGTGTTGTATCGAATTATgtaatttataataataacaacattGTGTAAAAACGCAAAACTATTTCGTTCTGTTAGCATaagacaatttaaaaaaaaatatgttacatTATTATCCTATATCCTTCATTCCTGTTGAAAATTGCACAGTTTTTGTTTCCAATTGATTGAATTATGAGTTCATATTATTCCTACATTTTGTATTGTAacttttcttcttccaacTTCCAAGTTCCCATTCATTTCAATTGCCTTAAATTTGTGTGGTAATAACTCGTTTCGTTCGACTTGCTTTTCCGGTTATGAGTTGGCATGTACCATCCTACCTGCAGCCACCTGCGGGTGGCCCAGCTGCTGGAAGGAGCTTACGCGTAAGCATCCTTCAGATGTCTGAAGATCGCCCGTGCCCACGCTTGTATTAGCAACTCGTTGACCTTAGGACAACACGCCTGCGCCCATTAGTGCGCCCATTAGAGTAATCGGGTGAAAATTGCAAATTATTGCAGCCCCGCTCGTCGCGTGACGGACGCGTGCCATTTCTATTCCAGTCACAATTAAAACAGTGTGCAACTCCCACGGTCCCCGCAAGAGCGATGTAAATCAAATGTCCCATTTGGCCTCTTGCTCCCAATCGTCTACGCTCACCACGCTTCCGACGGCTATACAAGAGCGCTCGATGAAACCAGCCACGCATTGGTAAAGCGAAGAAAAGCAGCGCATTcatttatttgtgtgtgttttttgtgtcttaTGGGCTTCGTTATTTTCTTTGGCCCTCTCTTGTTGGCCAGTAAGACAGAGACTCACGACGACATTATCATagttatatatattttttttgctttctctcgTTTACCCTCTTTCGAGCGATTAAATTATCCACCCCACTGTACGGGCAGTGCTCTTCATTAATTAATGAATGTGATTAAGCAGAGTTGTTCCTGTGCTGTGTAAGTGACAAACGCAAGGTCAACAGGAAATTGAAACATTGCGTGGGCAGACTTTATGCACCGGAAGGCATCTAGGGAATTGCAATTTGCTTGCATTAATTATGAAGAAAAAGCTTGGACCATGGGACATATACATTTTGGTTTGGTTCAGAGTTGGTAGTGTCACTGCAAAAATCATGATTACAGAATAGGTTGgctaattttgtgtttttgccaaGTTTTGTTTGCAAGCTGTTATACCTGTTacatttaaatagtttttttacataaaGGAATATGATTGGATTTTTTAGTTTGCTAAAATAAAGTTGGTATTTATTAGTTTGGGACATTCTTAGTTGGAATTGTTTCGTCCTATCagtttaacctttttttacaATCTGCACTTTAAccttttttgcacacatttttttttttacttacttctgcttctgctcACGAAGTACGGTGGTACattcaacataaaacattacgttaagaattaaatttaaaagtaTATAATGTTTTTCTTACTCTGTTCAttggtttaattgtttaagaaaatttcataattcagtcctttttcctctcctcaaaaacacaaccgaagATAAAATGCGTTACGCATgctgaaaacacaaaaaaaaaacagcaaataaaCTCTTGCTACCCGTCCCCAAAACCTTCACCACCACAGTTCCGATGCATTTCCCGATGCCTCCCACCTCCTCTCCTCTCAGTATATGAACAACGTAATCAAATTATCAAGCAAACAACCCACAATGACATAATGCACgtgcaa contains:
- the LOC120898197 gene encoding glutamate-gated chloride channel isoform X15, encoding MQNTCHNMGYSCESAHLQYRPVRSDRNQRSWSTEPLQLLDSHQPQATTATDRSCTSDSTTTTITNRSPAPNQPPWATATDSSSTSPTRWNLRTEPTPEGTVAAPVTKRRTSPTEPIAVTSSRWHSSFNLLRAPTAVFDGYSTIVLEKLSRFISRHVAAPQHATPPSVPAIPTTRATTKTTSRSAASPMAHTVTPSSRPAPGSSTSSSTVRRHDDEPCRSDGQPVPLGHRAHRQPTQFHAPSVQRDVAASPTTSRPASSHHLVRHSLCLYAASSVLLALCYLTIPTVASDTAHPIRGRVRFAEGKSDKEILDHLLKNSRYDKRLLPPVDDADFCCGMHTPEMAKHIPDMRVPGRPQNRGTLTVNVSVLLLSLASPDESSLKYEVEFLLQQQWFDPRLRYANQSQYEYLNAIHHHEDIWLPDTYFIMHGDFKDPIIPMHFALRIYRNGTINYLMRRHLILSCQGRLNIFPFDDPLCSFALESISYEQSAITYVWKNDEDTLRKSPSLTTLNAYLIQNQTIACPIKASWRAEGQTLSVEDEEFLCNLCQRRFEEQGNYSCLKVDLIFTRDRAFYFTTVFIPGIILVTSSFITFWLEWNAVPARSMIGVTTMLNFFTTSNGFRSTLPVVSNLTAMNVWDGVCMCFIYASLLEFVCVNYVGRKRPLHNVVYRPGENPVTQRLPAVLSRIGIILASPLSSRLLPPKRESGGPNEIVACTSCAGGTSPCTHSANNGCATETCFVQVRKKEPPHPIRVAKTIDVIARITFPSAYAVFLIFFFIHYKGFS
- the LOC120898197 gene encoding gamma-aminobutyric acid receptor subunit alpha-4 isoform X11, translating into MQNTCHNMGYSCESAHLQYRPVRSDRNQRSWSTEPLQLLDSHQPQATTATDRSCTSDSTTTTITNRSPAPNQPPWATATDSSSTSPTRWNLRTEPTPEGTVAAPVTKRRTSPTEPIAVTSSRWHSSFNLLRAPTAVFDGYSTIVLEKLSRFISRHVAAPQHATPPSVPAIPTTRATTKTTSRSAASPMAHTVTPSSRPAPGSSTSSSTVRRHDDEPCRSDGQPVPLGHRAHRQPTQFHAPSVQRDVAASPTTSRPASSHHLVRHSLCLYAASSVLLALCYLTIPTVASDTAHPIFAEGKSDKEILDHLLKNSRYDKRLLPPVDGTLTVNVSVLLLSLASPDESSLKYEVEFLLQQQWFDPRLRYANQSQYEYLNAIHHHEDIWLPDTYFIMHGDFKDPIIPMHFALRIYRNGTINYLMRRHLILSCQGRLNIFPFDDPLCSFALESISYEQSAITYVWKNDEDTLRKSPSLTTLNAYLIQNQTIACPIKASWRAEGQTLSVEDEEFLCNLCQRRFEEQGNYSCLKVDLIFTRDRAFYFTTVFIPGIILVTSSFITFWLEWNAVPARSMIGVTTMLNFFTTSNGFRSTLPVVSNLTAMNVWDGVCMCFIYASLLEFVCVNYVGRKRPLHNVVYRPGENPVTQRLPAVLSRIGIILASPLSSRLLPETIDREFHTAIAAEKTTPATAASVAAATAGRLAQTPPHRTVAPAATVPPLATAPIAPPIASAAPAAAVLLCEEGLATDASSAIGPGLTRRRPTVETKLNEAGLMETSFGVKKRESGGPNEIVACTSCAGGTSPCTHSANNGCATETCFVQVRKKEPPHPIRVAKTIDVIARITFPSAYAVFLIFFFIHYKGFS
- the LOC120898197 gene encoding glutamate-gated chloride channel isoform X24 — protein: MQNTCHNMGYSCESAHLQYRPVRSDRNQRSWSTEPLQLLDSHQPQATTATDRSCTSDSTTTTITNRSPAPNQPPWATATDSSSTSPTRWNLRTEPTPEGTVAAPVTKRRTSPTEPIAVTSSRWHSSFNLLRAPTAVFDGYSTIVLEKLSRFISRHVAAPQHATPPSVPAIPTTRATTKTTSRSAASPMAHTVTPSSRPAPGSSTSSSTVRRHDDEPCRSDGQPVPLGHRAHRQPTQFHAPSVQRDVAASPTTSRPASSHHLVRHSLCLYAASSVLLALCYLTIPTVASDTAHPIRGRVRFAEGKSDKEILDHLLKNSRYDKRLLPPVDGTLTVNVSVLLLSLASPDESSLKYEVEFLLQQQWFDPRLRYANQSQYEYLNAIHHHEDIWLPDTYFIMHGDFKDPIIPMHFALRIYRNGTINYLMRRHLILSCQGRLNIFPFDDPLCSFALESISYEQSAITYVWKNDEDTLRKSPSLTTLNAYLIQNQTIACPIKASWRAEGQTLSVEDEEFLCNLCQRRFEEQGNYSCLKVDLIFTRDRAFYFTTVFIPGIILVTSSFITFWLEWNAVPARSMIGVTTMLNFFTTSNGFRSTLPVVSNLTAMNVWDGVCMCFIYASLLEFVCVNYVGRKRPLHNVVYRPGENPVTQRLPAVLSRIGIILASPLKRESGGPNEIVACTSCAGGTSPCTHSANNGCATETCFVQVRKKEPPHPIRVAKTIDVIARITFPSAYAVFLIFFFIHYKGFS
- the LOC120898197 gene encoding gamma-aminobutyric acid receptor subunit alpha-4 isoform X5, with translation MGYSCESAHLQYRPVRSDRNQRSWSTEPLQLLDSHQPQATTATDRSCTSDSTTTTITNRSPAPNQPPWATATDSSSTSPTRWNLRTEPTPEGTVAAPVTKRRTSPTEPIAVTSSRWHSSFNLLRAPTAVFDGYSTIVLEKLSRFISRHVAAPQHATPPSVPAIPTTRATTKTTSRSAASPMAHTVTPSSRPAPGSSTSSSTVRRHDDEPCRSDGQPVPLGHRAHRQPTQFHAPSVQRDVAASPTTSRPASSHHLVRHSLCLYAASSVLLALCYLTIPTVASDTAHPIRGRVRFAEGKSDKEILDHLLKNSRYDKRLLPPVDDADFCCGMHTPEMAKHIPDMRVPGRPQNRGTLTVNVSVLLLSLASPDESSLKYEVEFLLQQQWFDPRLRYANQSQYEYLNAIHHHEDIWLPDTYFIMHGDFKDPIIPMHFALRIYRNGTINYLMRRHLILSCQGRLNIFPFDDPLCSFALESISYEQSAITYVWKNDEDTLRKSPSLTTLNAYLIQNQTIACPIKASWRAEGQTLSVEDEEFLCNLCQRRFEEQGNYSCLKVDLIFTRDRAFYFTTVFIPGIILVTSSFITFWLEWNAVPARSMIGVTTMLNFFTTSNGFRSTLPVVSNLTAMNVWDGVCMCFIYASLLEFVCVNYVGRKRPLHNVVYRPGENPVTQRLPAVLSRIGIILASPLSSRLLPETIDREFHTAIAAEKTTPATAASVAAATAGRLAQTPPHRTVAPAATVPPLATAPIAPPIASAAPAAAVLLCEEGLATDASSAIGPGLTRRRPTVETKLNEAGLMETSFGVKKRESGGPNEIVACTSCAGGTSPCTHSANNGCATETCFVQVRKKEPPHPIRVAKTIDVIARITFPSAYAVFLIFFFIHYKGFS